In Acidobacteriota bacterium, one genomic interval encodes:
- a CDS encoding LytTR family DNA-binding domain-containing protein, which yields MSGNTQAICDSSLAGLLDRLDPESFKQFHRNNLVCIAHIQALTTTIQGEMFIELANRMRLPVSRKHRRDARELLKSISK from the coding sequence ATGAGTGGTAATACCCAAGCGATTTGCGATTCGTCGCTTGCCGGTTTGCTTGACCGCTTAGACCCCGAAAGTTTCAAACAATTCCATCGCAATAATCTTGTCTGCATCGCCCATATTCAGGCTCTAACGACCACCATTCAGGGCGAGATGTTCATCGAACTCGCCAATCGAATGCGCCTGCCCGTGTCGCGCAAACACCGCCGCGATGCGCGCGAACTACTGAAATCCATCAGCAAGTGA
- a CDS encoding 3',5'-cyclic-nucleotide phosphodiesterase, with protein MKIKLLPSNIDANLQTFTTFLINDEVTIDAGSLAVALTPAEMAAIGHVIVTHTHNDHIASLPVLIAEAFTHLETPVMIYGIEEVITGLQAHIFNDAISPDFTKIHLAGTNDGAIRYQTLEPRKRIDIGGLQVTPIPVNHTVPSCGMMVEDQTATVIFSADTYVTDELWQVASDAANLKAIFVDVSYPNELEGLARVAKHFTPESLAGDLQKLKCEAEIYAMHIKPSHHRQVIAQLRALNHPRLFIAEVGRVYEW; from the coding sequence ATGAAAATCAAACTACTGCCCAGTAACATTGATGCGAATTTGCAAACCTTCACCACCTTCTTAATCAATGACGAGGTCACCATTGATGCGGGCAGTCTTGCCGTGGCGCTTACCCCCGCAGAGATGGCGGCGATTGGTCACGTCATCGTTACCCACACCCATAACGACCACATCGCCAGTCTTCCGGTGTTAATCGCCGAAGCCTTCACGCATCTTGAAACGCCTGTAATGATTTATGGAATTGAAGAAGTGATTACAGGTTTGCAAGCTCACATTTTCAACGACGCGATTTCACCGGATTTTACGAAGATTCATCTGGCAGGGACAAACGATGGGGCGATTCGCTACCAGACGCTGGAGCCGCGAAAACGCATTGACATTGGCGGGCTACAGGTAACCCCGATTCCGGTCAATCACACAGTTCCTTCGTGCGGCATGATGGTTGAAGACCAAACGGCGACGGTAATTTTTTCGGCTGATACCTATGTCACCGATGAACTGTGGCAAGTGGCTTCTGATGCCGCTAACCTGAAAGCGATTTTCGTTGATGTGTCGTATCCGAATGAACTCGAAGGGTTGGCGCGGGTTGCCAAACATTTCACGCCTGAGTCGCTTGCCGGGGATTTGCAGAAACTGAAATGCGAAGCCGAGATTTACGCAATGCACATCAAACCGAGCCATCACCGGCAAGTGATTGCACAACTCCGCGCGCTTAACCATCCGCGACTATTTATCGCCGAAGTCGGGCGCGTCTATGAGTGGTAA
- a CDS encoding amidase — protein sequence MKKTSRKESTSKKLNLNRRSFVKSLPAIGLASVATPGALIEATEAAQQPQQPQTPQRITKEMLHTAEGLIGIELTDAQEALALNNLNGYLTSYETLRKIEIPLDTEPATAFHPALPGKKFNKKKPVAKTKVKSAKATAPHFGSLEEVAFYTATQLGELIRAKQIAPVELAKMYLGRLKKYSPRLLNVVTLTEDLAMAQAEQAEREIKRGKYRGALHGIPCGVKDLFATKGIKTTWGAEPFRDQMIDYDATVVERLREAGAVLVAKLSMGALAQGGRWFAGVTRNPWQPNEDRIGSSGSSAGSASATAAGLVGFSIGTETLGSIVSPSSRCGVTGLRPTYGRVSRYGAMALSWTMDKIGAICRSAEDCAIVLEAIYGPDERDITVSDVPFSFDASVPLAKMRIGYLKAEFETPGGGANQQNSEQRSKMYSEALEALRKAGANLQPIELPKFSTQSLRIILTAEAATAFDDITRDGRVNQLSGQNPGDWPNTFRSARFIPAVEYIRAQRARTLLMREMDKLMANWDVFVSPAPQSASLIVTNLTGHPAVCLPCGFINNLPQSIMFTGNLYDEGAPLRVARAYQQATNWHQQHPKLD from the coding sequence ATGAAAAAAACTTCGCGTAAAGAGTCCACCTCGAAAAAGTTGAATCTCAATCGCCGTTCGTTTGTTAAAAGCTTACCGGCGATTGGATTGGCAAGCGTTGCAACGCCCGGCGCTTTAATCGAAGCAACCGAAGCCGCGCAACAACCGCAACAACCGCAAACCCCGCAACGCATCACCAAAGAGATGTTGCATACCGCCGAAGGGCTTATCGGCATTGAACTGACGGACGCGCAGGAAGCCCTGGCGCTAAATAACCTCAACGGGTATCTCACAAGTTACGAAACGCTTCGCAAAATCGAGATTCCGCTCGATACGGAACCGGCGACCGCTTTTCATCCGGCGCTGCCGGGCAAAAAATTCAATAAGAAAAAGCCTGTGGCAAAAACGAAAGTCAAATCGGCAAAAGCCACCGCGCCGCATTTCGGCTCACTTGAAGAAGTCGCGTTTTATACCGCCACGCAGCTTGGCGAATTGATTCGCGCCAAACAAATCGCGCCCGTGGAACTCGCGAAAATGTATCTGGGGCGACTGAAAAAATATTCGCCGCGCCTGCTAAATGTCGTCACCCTCACCGAAGATTTGGCGATGGCGCAAGCTGAGCAAGCCGAACGCGAAATCAAACGAGGCAAATATCGCGGCGCGCTGCATGGCATACCCTGCGGCGTGAAAGATTTGTTCGCCACCAAAGGGATAAAGACCACCTGGGGCGCAGAACCTTTCCGCGACCAGATGATCGATTACGACGCGACCGTCGTTGAGCGATTGCGCGAAGCCGGCGCGGTGCTGGTCGCCAAACTTTCGATGGGGGCGCTTGCGCAAGGCGGGCGCTGGTTTGCGGGCGTCACGCGCAACCCCTGGCAACCGAACGAAGACCGCATCGGGTCAAGCGGTTCGTCTGCCGGTTCGGCTTCGGCAACCGCAGCCGGGCTTGTGGGCTTTTCAATCGGCACGGAAACCCTGGGTTCAATCGTTTCGCCGTCGTCGCGTTGCGGCGTGACCGGGCTTCGTCCGACTTATGGACGTGTGAGCCGCTATGGCGCGATGGCGCTCAGTTGGACGATGGATAAAATCGGCGCGATTTGCCGTAGCGCCGAAGATTGCGCCATCGTGCTCGAAGCGATTTACGGACCCGATGAGCGCGACATTACGGTCAGCGATGTGCCTTTCAGTTTCGATGCGAGCGTGCCGCTTGCCAAAATGCGCATCGGCTATTTGAAAGCCGAATTTGAAACGCCGGGCGGTGGCGCGAATCAACAAAACAGCGAGCAGCGCAGCAAGATGTACAGCGAGGCGCTCGAGGCATTGCGAAAAGCCGGAGCCAATCTGCAACCGATTGAATTGCCGAAATTCTCGACCCAGAGCCTGAGAATTATTTTAACCGCAGAGGCGGCGACCGCTTTTGATGACATCACCCGCGATGGTCGGGTCAATCAACTGTCGGGACAAAATCCCGGCGATTGGCCTAACACCTTTCGTTCGGCGCGATTCATTCCGGCGGTCGAATACATTCGCGCGCAACGGGCGCGGACACTCTTGATGCGCGAGATGGATAAACTGATGGCAAACTGGGATGTCTTTGTTTCGCCCGCCCCCCAAAGCGCCAGTTTGATTGTGACCAATTTAACCGGACACCCGGCGGTCTGTTTGCCTTGCGGATTTATTAATAATTTGCCGCAATCGATTATGTTCACCGGCAACCTGTATGACGAAGGCGCACCCTTGAGAGTCGCGCGCGCTTATCAACAAGCGACCAACTGGCACCAGCAACATCCCAAGTTGGACTGA
- a CDS encoding NAD(P)-binding domain-containing protein, with protein MTGALSRYIIKRKDGVSAIDDVVMDREGLSIGRSIKNDLALNHRSVSRVHAGINQIGKDFWIYNLSAANGTLLNGELVERTPLADGDLVQIGPFLLKINYNDDGLFIAVEREIEVNPIAGQTGLLMPMSVGGSETDSTLIVNIPAKRKAPIITPGGTQRLKLTGKLLTFTPGIDEQVIKIFWDKRKREAGKLIEATMLHPKVARRLGKAQFNWQPTLDLSKLWRKSYWVWGALLVGLFALAAAFLHADTFAPAPVAEVHASDTLSARGIALRPNANSCTACHNVVTGVQNQCIDCHNTAGNSTAVSVQTAQSFLPLALISGHRRANVTACNACHTEHQGRASQAGLLNYGLCVNCHNGQYRIEDGARKGELLAVPHGGASVGLPQLGVEYKWSGWQAARWQQAFERWENKELQKIYTPQKLETLPAVGYLKTDQFHLLHYLGKASDDRACVVCHQDNKLDAKSAEGIRSLREACLKCHATSETNETIASLQTPLANCITCHKQHPVASDLSEQAKQAVEEGARSLREVSKFLASVEESEKLSNDGRKSFVAFSGIGSASVIRQEKDALRFDRDAQLGALNWTGWAVGLLAFPLLALVVLAANTVRRKYILKNTIIPRGDTGRLEKTVDKGIGWEALKDSWWQTAKIDLNQVIADGPRYPYPIVNPITCIGCHACVEACPHDVLAIVNGVAVPVAADQCMEDTACQAECPTNPKSCIVINTNKIIPPRKVPARDSRYKTNVDGIYLIGDVSGVPLIKNAINEGAQVIDTIIADLQKEGANPSAEYDVAIIGIGPAGLSAAVLARQRGLRYVAIEQEKVAATIQQTYPAGKYVFYKPDSVQAKGAIPLPGAGDSKEEMLKGWFDAMMQNGVKVNEDESCKDIKAANGGFTVVTAKGALQEPQTYTARRVVIAVGNRGAPLKLGVSGEDIKITVESPAALPKFCYKCGTARAAKMKFCVQCGEKFTPKAQAPKPDSKVKYRLADPDEYVGKKCIVVGAGNSAIEAAVDLTGFKREGREISFTRTNEVTLVIRSDFKGDLKLGNKMNVFDCIDAGRIKVFFGTQIKEITPQEVVLVDGKGNEKARVANDYIFALIGGDRPTKFLEKIGIQIG; from the coding sequence ATGACCGGAGCACTGAGCCGTTACATCATTAAAAGAAAAGATGGCGTAAGCGCCATTGATGATGTGGTGATGGATAGAGAAGGACTCTCCATCGGGCGCAGCATCAAAAACGATCTGGCGCTCAATCATCGCTCGGTTTCAAGGGTTCACGCCGGCATCAATCAAATCGGCAAAGATTTCTGGATTTATAATCTTTCGGCGGCAAACGGCACCTTGCTTAACGGAGAGTTGGTTGAACGAACGCCGCTTGCCGATGGCGATCTGGTACAAATCGGACCCTTCCTGCTCAAAATCAATTACAACGATGACGGCTTGTTCATTGCCGTCGAACGCGAAATCGAAGTCAATCCCATCGCCGGGCAAACCGGATTACTCATGCCGATGTCGGTTGGCGGCAGTGAAACGGATTCCACACTGATTGTCAATATCCCCGCCAAACGCAAGGCTCCGATTATCACGCCCGGTGGCACGCAACGCTTGAAGCTGACCGGCAAGCTTTTAACCTTTACGCCAGGCATTGATGAACAGGTCATCAAAATTTTTTGGGATAAACGTAAACGCGAAGCCGGTAAATTGATCGAAGCGACCATGCTGCATCCGAAAGTTGCGAGGCGGTTGGGCAAAGCGCAATTCAACTGGCAACCGACGCTCGATTTATCCAAACTCTGGCGCAAATCTTACTGGGTCTGGGGCGCGTTGCTCGTCGGATTGTTTGCCCTCGCCGCCGCATTTTTGCATGCCGATACCTTTGCGCCCGCGCCGGTCGCAGAGGTTCACGCGAGCGACACCTTGAGCGCGCGCGGCATCGCTTTGCGCCCGAATGCCAATTCCTGCACCGCGTGTCATAACGTCGTCACCGGCGTGCAAAATCAATGCATTGACTGTCATAACACAGCAGGGAATTCAACTGCCGTATCTGTTCAAACCGCGCAAAGTTTTTTGCCGCTGGCGCTCATCAGCGGACACCGCCGCGCCAATGTCACGGCATGCAATGCCTGTCACACGGAACATCAAGGGCGCGCAAGCCAGGCGGGGCTGTTGAATTATGGGCTTTGCGTCAATTGCCATAACGGTCAGTACCGCATTGAAGACGGCGCGCGAAAAGGCGAACTCCTCGCCGTCCCGCACGGCGGCGCAAGCGTCGGACTTCCGCAACTCGGCGTCGAATATAAATGGTCGGGCTGGCAAGCGGCGCGCTGGCAACAGGCGTTTGAGCGTTGGGAAAATAAAGAACTCCAGAAAATTTACACGCCGCAAAAACTCGAAACTCTGCCCGCAGTCGGTTATTTAAAAACCGACCAGTTTCACCTGCTTCATTATCTCGGCAAAGCCAGTGACGACCGCGCCTGCGTCGTCTGTCACCAGGACAATAAACTCGACGCGAAATCCGCTGAAGGTATTCGCAGCCTGCGCGAAGCCTGTTTGAAATGTCACGCGACGAGTGAAACCAATGAAACGATAGCCAGCCTGCAAACGCCGCTTGCCAATTGCATCACCTGTCACAAACAACATCCGGTAGCAAGCGATTTGTCTGAACAAGCGAAACAAGCTGTTGAAGAGGGCGCGCGAAGTTTACGCGAGGTGAGCAAGTTTTTAGCTTCGGTTGAAGAATCCGAAAAACTGAGTAACGACGGGCGCAAATCATTCGTCGCCTTTTCAGGCATCGGCAGCGCCAGCGTCATTCGTCAGGAAAAAGACGCTTTGCGATTTGACCGCGATGCACAACTCGGCGCGTTGAATTGGACGGGTTGGGCAGTTGGGTTACTGGCGTTTCCGTTGCTTGCGCTGGTCGTGCTTGCAGCCAATACGGTGCGGCGCAAATACATTTTGAAAAACACCATCATTCCGCGTGGCGATACCGGCAGACTCGAAAAGACGGTTGATAAAGGCATCGGCTGGGAAGCCTTGAAAGATTCGTGGTGGCAAACCGCCAAAATTGACCTCAATCAAGTGATAGCCGATGGCCCGCGTTACCCTTATCCGATTGTCAATCCCATCACCTGCATCGGTTGTCACGCCTGCGTTGAAGCCTGCCCGCACGATGTGCTCGCCATCGTCAACGGCGTAGCGGTTCCGGTTGCTGCCGACCAGTGCATGGAAGATACCGCCTGTCAGGCGGAATGCCCGACCAATCCGAAATCCTGTATCGTCATCAACACCAATAAAATTATTCCGCCGCGCAAAGTCCCGGCGCGCGACAGTCGTTATAAAACCAATGTCGATGGTATCTATCTGATTGGCGATGTGTCGGGCGTGCCGCTCATCAAAAACGCCATCAACGAAGGCGCGCAGGTGATTGATACCATCATCGCGGATTTGCAAAAGGAAGGGGCAAACCCCAGCGCCGAATATGACGTGGCGATTATCGGCATTGGTCCCGCCGGGCTTTCGGCGGCGGTGTTAGCCAGGCAACGCGGCTTGCGCTATGTCGCTATCGAACAGGAAAAAGTTGCGGCGACGATTCAACAAACGTATCCGGCGGGCAAATACGTTTTTTATAAACCCGATTCGGTGCAGGCAAAGGGCGCGATTCCGCTGCCCGGCGCAGGCGACAGCAAAGAAGAGATGCTCAAGGGTTGGTTCGATGCCATGATGCAAAACGGCGTCAAAGTAAACGAAGATGAAAGCTGTAAAGACATCAAAGCCGCAAACGGTGGTTTTACGGTGGTGACCGCGAAAGGCGCTTTGCAGGAACCGCAAACTTACACGGCGCGTCGCGTCGTCATTGCAGTTGGCAATCGCGGCGCGCCGCTTAAACTCGGCGTGTCGGGCGAAGATATAAAAATCACGGTCGAGTCGCCGGCGGCACTGCCGAAGTTCTGTTATAAGTGCGGAACCGCGCGCGCCGCGAAGATGAAGTTTTGTGTGCAGTGCGGCGAAAAATTTACCCCGAAAGCGCAAGCGCCTAAGCCTGACAGCAAAGTGAAATATCGCCTTGCCGATCCCGATGAATATGTCGGCAAAAAATGTATTGTGGTGGGCGCAGGCAATTCGGCAATCGAAGCGGCGGTGGATTTGACCGGCTTTAAACGCGAAGGGCGAGAGATAAGCTTTACGCGGACGAACGAAGTGACGCTGGTGATTCGCAGCGATTTCAAAGGCGATTTAAAACTCGGCAACAAGATGAACGTGTTTGATTGCATTGACGCAGGGCGCATCAAAGTTTTTTTCGGCACGCAGATTAAAGAGATTACCCCGCAAGAGGTGGTGTTGGTGGATGGCAAAGGCAACGAAAAAGCCCGCGTGGCAAACGATTATATTTTCGCGTTAATCGGCGGCGACCGCCCGACGAAATTTTTAGAAAAAATCGGCATTCAAATCGGTTGA
- a CDS encoding cyclic nucleotide-binding domain-containing protein yields MPQEHKSRREVLDAIRSLPALSALLSTHDGHFDFELDLEVSVYGRNYRGKKVGPYLRLLSYRPGETVIEEGAWGGNTFYVVVNGLIAVFVNAPNGERVKVAELQRGAIFGEMAVLAGTPHNATMIVAPDQNTKILEIQRPALRLLRKLTNFSDDLDRNYRRHGRRTLLEDLRLLTGVSIETIDALKKISTFRIFSKNHTLFRQGETINRLYIIKQGWMKRRYDFMMNDQPQVVEDYLGKGYFFGLEGLSQNQQWQYTAELMSRAEVLEISINKLRQTAEIQDNLEKLFARFHPPQIGSRIIPGKDVTNVTLGRRILMAQQEVITTGLVDANNLLVMDMDLCVRCGNCSLACHQIHGQSRLTRRGIHIIRLSAAKLGARQSVLSPEVCMHCADPECLTGCPTGAIGRFEQGQVDIEPKLCIGCGDCATQCPYDAISMVPRKRATPDTNKNFAWRIKDLLRLQPDPLPAAVDATEDLVAVKCNLCTGTTLNPAKNQKAKYSCEENCPTGALARITPSQYFNEVGQIEGLFRIDETHAIGRNIHKSDPLKRLLHVGGIGLTAALLIATWFGLKQFGLGGSIFGTLNMRWITGLVGLAGIVWVMGYAFRRQVYTRRRGALRYWLLVHAYAGVIAGLMLLIHGGNDSGGWLTTLLMWSFDAVIATGIFGIFCYAVAPRLLTKIEGSPLLIDDLKTRREELRREIGKVAGSPSEAVRYIAAHKVVPRFISISFLLRQYLKRERLEDMLDAAKADYQAVAAQLAPDESRELTRAIEAAATLRRVDALIYLHRLLKLWLPPHVLFTSLMLALMLVHIFQVVFYLAR; encoded by the coding sequence ATGCCGCAAGAACATAAGAGCCGCCGCGAAGTTCTCGACGCCATCCGTTCGTTGCCTGCGCTTTCGGCTCTGCTTTCCACTCATGACGGTCATTTCGATTTTGAACTCGACTTGGAAGTTTCGGTTTACGGGCGCAATTATCGCGGCAAAAAAGTTGGACCTTATTTGCGGCTTCTGAGTTACCGTCCGGGCGAAACCGTTATTGAAGAAGGCGCGTGGGGCGGCAATACATTTTATGTCGTAGTGAATGGACTCATCGCGGTCTTCGTCAATGCGCCGAACGGTGAGCGCGTCAAGGTTGCTGAACTTCAACGCGGCGCAATTTTTGGCGAAATGGCGGTGCTGGCGGGCACCCCGCATAACGCCACGATGATTGTTGCGCCCGACCAAAACACGAAGATATTAGAGATTCAACGCCCGGCTCTGCGATTGCTTCGCAAACTCACGAATTTCAGCGACGACCTCGACAGAAATTATCGTCGTCACGGACGGCGCACCCTGCTTGAAGATTTGCGCTTGCTGACGGGGGTGAGCATTGAAACCATCGACGCGCTTAAAAAAATTTCGACATTTAGAATCTTCAGTAAAAATCATACGCTCTTTCGGCAAGGCGAAACCATCAATCGCCTCTACATCATCAAGCAAGGGTGGATGAAACGCCGTTATGATTTCATGATGAACGACCAGCCGCAGGTGGTCGAAGATTATCTCGGCAAAGGTTATTTTTTCGGACTCGAAGGTCTTTCGCAAAATCAGCAATGGCAGTACACGGCGGAACTCATGTCACGCGCAGAGGTTCTGGAAATATCCATCAATAAATTGCGCCAGACCGCCGAGATTCAAGATAATCTCGAAAAACTATTTGCGCGGTTTCACCCTCCACAAATCGGTTCGCGAATTATTCCCGGTAAAGATGTAACCAATGTCACACTCGGCAGACGCATTCTGATGGCGCAACAGGAAGTCATCACTACAGGTCTCGTCGATGCCAATAACCTGCTGGTGATGGATATGGATTTGTGCGTGCGTTGCGGCAACTGTTCGCTCGCCTGTCACCAGATTCATGGTCAGTCGCGCCTCACCCGACGCGGCATTCACATCATCAGATTGTCAGCGGCGAAACTTGGCGCGCGACAAAGCGTGTTGTCGCCGGAAGTCTGCATGCACTGCGCCGACCCGGAATGTTTAACCGGATGCCCGACCGGAGCCATCGGACGGTTCGAGCAGGGGCAGGTCGATATTGAACCTAAGCTTTGTATCGGTTGCGGCGATTGCGCCACCCAGTGCCCTTATGATGCGATTTCGATGGTGCCGCGCAAACGCGCAACGCCGGACACAAATAAAAATTTTGCCTGGCGCATTAAAGATTTACTCAGGCTGCAACCCGACCCCTTGCCTGCGGCGGTTGATGCCACCGAAGATTTAGTCGCTGTCAAATGCAACCTGTGCACCGGCACAACCCTTAATCCTGCGAAAAATCAGAAAGCGAAATACAGTTGTGAAGAGAACTGTCCGACGGGGGCGCTGGCGCGCATTACGCCGAGCCAGTATTTCAATGAAGTCGGGCAAATCGAAGGCTTGTTCCGCATAGACGAAACCCATGCCATCGGTCGCAACATTCATAAATCCGACCCACTCAAACGATTGTTGCATGTGGGCGGCATCGGCTTGACCGCCGCGCTCCTTATCGCGACGTGGTTCGGGTTAAAACAATTCGGTCTTGGCGGCAGCATCTTCGGCACTCTGAATATGCGCTGGATAACCGGGCTTGTGGGACTTGCGGGCATCGTCTGGGTGATGGGCTATGCGTTCAGGCGTCAGGTCTACACCAGGCGGCGCGGGGCGCTGCGTTACTGGTTACTCGTCCATGCTTATGCAGGCGTGATTGCCGGGTTGATGTTACTCATACACGGCGGGAATGATTCCGGCGGGTGGCTGACGACGCTGTTGATGTGGTCATTTGATGCGGTGATTGCCACAGGAATATTTGGTATCTTCTGTTACGCAGTGGCGCCGCGCCTGCTCACCAAAATCGAAGGCTCGCCGCTGCTCATCGATGATTTGAAAACCCGTCGCGAAGAACTCAGACGCGAGATTGGCAAAGTTGCAGGCTCGCCATCCGAAGCCGTGCGTTACATTGCGGCTCACAAAGTGGTGCCGCGATTTATTTCGATTAGCTTTTTGTTGCGACAATATCTCAAACGCGAACGGCTTGAAGATATGCTCGACGCGGCAAAAGCCGATTATCAAGCGGTTGCCGCGCAACTTGCGCCCGATGAAAGCCGCGAACTCACGCGCGCCATCGAAGCCGCTGCTACTTTGCGCCGCGTCGATGCGTTGATTTATCTGCATCGCTTGTTGAAACTCTGGCTGCCGCCGCATGTGTTGTTCACTTCACTGATGCTGGCGTTGATGCTGGTGCACATTTTTCAAGTGGTGTTTTATTTGGCAAGATAG
- a CDS encoding heme-binding protein, with product MRRVVCQRLLFFIAPMLFLFTGSAWLQSTAIPIIKAPACAYDVRSGTLVLKGDNFQSGAVVSLSSAEGAINFGRVKIKSVKKIVINNVSAEDARRGFEAQVMVNGVASEVVHLTFDAVDESQLTESDVKKIIEQTAAQAEASNLKVTIAVADAEGNVLGVFEMAGAAANTTIGTGKCAGRAGECGLEGVVVPSCAAAISKAVTGTFLSSQGHAFSTRTASFIVQEHFPPGVNFQAGGPLFGVQFSQLEVCSDINPKAPLGLSADPGGIPLYKNGLKVGGLGIEGDGKYTLDPDPTDNDVPTEELIAVAGARGYEPPAAITGDKIIVNGIRFKYVNAGTPAAASQTSFNNLRGTTDTACSTLGLAPNVVRNAPASEFISETLNGAPAGRVNKRIFPNGAASFRSGSALTVSEVNMLLAQAAAQAFKTRAAIRQPEGSAAEVNIAVVDTDGTLLGLFSTVDAPMFGLDVCVQKARTAAFFSKTTAASELRSVGLGSYVDAASRDGIRLDGSVAFSDRGHGFLSRPFFPDGIDETEHGPFSVAIEEFSPFNVGLQLDLITPALVKFLTTGMTSPNNCTGIAALKNGIQIFPGSVPLYKNGRLVGAIGVSGDGVDQDDLISAMGSTGFESPTSIRCDTVFVRGTRLPFVKFPRNPNR from the coding sequence ATGCGAAGAGTTGTTTGCCAACGCTTGCTATTTTTCATTGCGCCGATGCTCTTCCTGTTTACCGGAAGCGCCTGGCTGCAATCAACGGCTATCCCCATCATCAAAGCTCCGGCTTGCGCTTATGACGTACGCTCAGGCACGCTTGTCCTCAAAGGCGACAATTTTCAAAGCGGCGCGGTTGTGAGTCTCAGTAGCGCCGAAGGGGCAATCAATTTCGGGCGCGTCAAAATCAAAAGCGTCAAAAAAATCGTCATCAATAATGTCTCTGCCGAAGACGCCCGCCGAGGCTTTGAGGCGCAAGTCATGGTCAATGGCGTCGCCTCAGAAGTCGTGCATTTAACCTTCGATGCGGTCGATGAAAGCCAGCTTACCGAAAGCGATGTCAAAAAAATCATTGAACAGACGGCAGCGCAAGCCGAAGCGAGCAACCTGAAAGTCACCATCGCTGTAGCAGACGCAGAAGGCAATGTCCTCGGGGTTTTTGAAATGGCGGGGGCAGCGGCAAACACCACCATCGGTACAGGCAAATGCGCAGGACGCGCGGGCGAGTGCGGACTTGAAGGCGTCGTTGTGCCGTCATGCGCGGCGGCAATTTCAAAAGCCGTGACCGGGACGTTTTTAAGCAGTCAGGGTCACGCCTTTTCGACGCGCACCGCGAGTTTCATCGTGCAGGAACACTTTCCGCCCGGCGTCAATTTTCAAGCGGGGGGTCCACTTTTCGGCGTGCAGTTTTCGCAACTCGAAGTCTGTAGCGACATCAATCCGAAAGCGCCGCTCGGACTTTCGGCAGACCCCGGCGGCATTCCGCTTTACAAAAACGGTTTGAAAGTCGGCGGTCTCGGCATCGAAGGCGACGGCAAATACACGCTCGACCCCGACCCTACGGATAACGATGTCCCAACCGAAGAACTCATCGCCGTTGCAGGGGCGCGCGGCTATGAACCACCGGCGGCAATCACCGGCGATAAAATTATCGTCAACGGCATTCGCTTCAAGTATGTGAATGCCGGGACGCCTGCTGCCGCTTCGCAAACTTCGTTCAATAATTTGCGCGGCACGACCGATACCGCTTGTTCGACTCTGGGGCTTGCGCCGAACGTCGTAAGGAACGCGCCGGCTTCGGAATTCATCAGCGAAACCTTGAATGGCGCGCCCGCTGGTCGTGTTAATAAACGCATTTTTCCAAATGGCGCGGCATCTTTTCGTAGTGGTTCGGCGCTCACCGTGAGCGAAGTGAATATGCTACTTGCGCAAGCCGCCGCGCAGGCGTTCAAGACCCGCGCGGCGATTCGTCAACCGGAAGGCAGCGCCGCAGAAGTCAACATCGCGGTCGTTGATACGGATGGCACTCTGCTTGGACTTTTCAGCACCGTTGATGCGCCGATGTTTGGCTTGGATGTGTGCGTGCAGAAAGCCCGCACCGCTGCTTTTTTCAGCAAAACGACTGCTGCAAGCGAACTGAGAAGCGTAGGGCTTGGCAGCTATGTTGATGCGGCATCGCGTGACGGCATTCGCCTTGATGGGTCGGTAGCATTCAGCGACCGGGGGCACGGATTTTTGAGTCGCCCGTTTTTTCCCGATGGCATAGATGAAACCGAACACGGGCCGTTTTCGGTAGCGATTGAAGAATTCTCGCCGTTCAATGTCGGCTTGCAACTCGATTTGATTACCCCCGCGCTGGTTAAATTTTTAACCACAGGAATGACGAGTCCGAATAACTGCACGGGGATAGCGGCGCTCAAAAACGGCATTCAAATTTTTCCCGGCAGTGTGCCGCTTTATAAAAACGGTCGGTTGGTAGGAGCCATCGGCGTCAGCGGCGACGGCGTCGATCAGGACGATTTGATTTCTGCGATGGGCAGCACGGGCTTTGAATCGCCAACCAGCATCCGTTGCGATACCGTGTTCGTGCGCGGCACTCGCTTACCGTTTGTGAAATTCCCGCGCAATCCGAACCGGTGA